The proteins below are encoded in one region of Methanofollis aquaemaris:
- the argS gene encoding arginine--tRNA ligase, translated as MFIETRKEIEEALRACTGEEDVDVVDGGEHADFATTIAFALAKKQRKSPVVIAGELATALKENLAPAGIVVESMGPYINFTVGEAYIQEALKAALEPGFGKLPAHTERVLLEHTSANPNGPLHVGHIRNSIIGDTLARVFRKAGYPLEVQYYVNDMGRQIAIVSWGFDNLDIPADEDEKEDHHIARVYVAANRAIEAKPEIKAEIDRRMKLIEEGDAETARKFREVVSHCLDGFKTTMGRLNVVHDRFVWESDFVRNGDMDRIIGRIERLPEARHEETLALDLTECGFEKNYVIRRSDGTSVYAARDLAYHTWKGRNFDRIIDVLGADHKLIGAQLQCTLKLLGEKAPEIVNFEFVSLPEGSMSTRAGKFISADELVAEVTNKAFAEVSERRPELPECDRERIARSVALAAIRYDIVKISPEKSTVFDWEEALNFERQSGPYVQYSHARASSILEKAGEFEPAFVFTEEHEVALAKEIARFPAVVDQVVRDLRPHLLAAYARDLADLFNSFYRYVPVLKSEGVTRQSRLTLVKAAQNTLKEALETLGIDAITTM; from the coding sequence ATGTTCATCGAAACACGAAAGGAGATTGAGGAGGCACTCCGGGCATGCACCGGAGAGGAGGACGTCGACGTCGTCGATGGTGGCGAACACGCCGACTTTGCAACGACGATCGCCTTTGCCCTGGCAAAGAAGCAGCGCAAATCTCCGGTGGTCATTGCAGGCGAACTGGCGACAGCACTGAAAGAGAACCTTGCACCGGCGGGAATCGTCGTCGAGTCGATGGGGCCCTACATCAACTTCACCGTGGGCGAGGCGTACATCCAGGAGGCGTTGAAGGCCGCCCTGGAGCCCGGTTTCGGGAAACTCCCGGCACACACCGAGCGGGTGCTGCTGGAGCACACGAGCGCCAACCCCAACGGCCCTCTCCATGTCGGGCATATCAGGAACTCGATCATCGGCGACACCCTGGCGCGGGTCTTCAGGAAGGCAGGCTATCCCCTCGAAGTCCAGTACTATGTCAACGACATGGGCCGCCAGATCGCCATCGTCTCGTGGGGCTTTGACAATCTCGATATCCCGGCCGACGAGGACGAGAAGGAAGACCACCACATCGCCAGGGTCTATGTGGCCGCAAACCGGGCGATCGAGGCGAAGCCCGAGATCAAGGCGGAGATCGACCGCCGGATGAAACTCATCGAGGAGGGCGACGCCGAGACCGCGAGGAAGTTCAGGGAGGTCGTCTCCCACTGTCTCGACGGGTTCAAGACGACGATGGGTAGGCTCAACGTCGTGCACGACCGGTTTGTCTGGGAGTCGGACTTTGTCCGCAACGGCGACATGGACCGGATCATCGGCCGGATCGAGCGTCTGCCCGAGGCGAGGCACGAGGAGACCCTTGCCCTCGACCTGACCGAGTGCGGGTTCGAGAAGAACTATGTGATCCGGCGGTCTGACGGGACGTCGGTCTATGCGGCCCGTGACCTTGCCTATCATACCTGGAAGGGACGGAACTTCGACCGGATCATCGATGTCCTGGGCGCGGACCACAAACTCATCGGGGCGCAGCTCCAGTGTACCCTGAAGCTCCTCGGCGAGAAGGCGCCCGAGATCGTCAACTTCGAGTTCGTCTCCCTGCCCGAGGGTTCGATGTCGACGCGGGCCGGGAAGTTCATCTCGGCCGACGAACTCGTCGCCGAGGTGACGAACAAGGCCTTTGCCGAGGTCTCGGAACGCCGGCCCGAACTCCCCGAGTGCGACCGCGAGCGGATCGCGAGGTCGGTCGCCCTCGCGGCGATCAGGTACGATATCGTCAAGATCTCGCCAGAGAAGTCGACGGTCTTTGACTGGGAGGAGGCCCTCAACTTCGAACGGCAGAGCGGACCGTACGTCCAGTACTCGCATGCACGCGCCTCTTCGATCCTGGAGAAGGCGGGCGAGTTCGAACCTGCCTTCGTCTTCACCGAGGAGCACGAGGTGGCACTGGCAAAAGAGATCGCCCGCTTCCCGGCGGTCGTCGACCAGGTGGTTCGCGATCTCCGCCCGCACTTGCTGGCGGCGTACGCCCGCGACCTTGCGGACCTCTTCAACTCCTTCTACCGGTACGTGCCGGTGCTGAAGAGCGAGGGGGTGACCAGGCAGAGCAGGCTTACCCTTGTGAAGGCGGCACAGAATACCCTCAAGGAAGCCCTGGAGACGCTTGGTATCGATGCGATCACCACGATGTAA
- the sepS gene encoding O-phosphoserine--tRNA ligase, with product MRFDPEEWKERARKDFEAAWHEGPQVLDQPGIAGTYPRKFYPRARPHPIAETIQRLREVYLEMGFAEARVPLFIEEQDVYKQFGPEASAVLDRVFYLGGLPRPNVGIGKKRLEEIGAILGREVTDVEEEKLRETLHGYKKGTVDGDELTHELAAVLSCDDGLVVRIMDEVFPEFKELAPESSRTTLRSHMTSGWFLTLGAMWEKAALPVRMFSIDRCFRREQEEGPTRLMTYHSASCIVAGEDVTIEDGKAVSEALLSAFGFTDFEFRPDEKRSKYYIPDTQTEVYAKHPELGWVEVATFGMYSPAALAQYGVGVPVMNLGLGVERLAMIEYQADDIRALTYPQFFPQHLTDLDLARAVRPREEPQTATGREIAEAVVATATEHAAEPSPCAFTAWEGDLFGRKVRVSVVEDEEDSKLCGPATFNEIYVQDGKVLGVPDTPQFGKVRKKGTPAHLSYVQTVAALAAARIEEAVRCGEETSVQVKMAKVPSDVNLRIAGHAMRYLTDNNKKIDLRGPVFVTVRAEIVE from the coding sequence ATGAGGTTTGATCCGGAAGAATGGAAGGAACGTGCACGCAAGGACTTTGAGGCGGCGTGGCATGAGGGGCCGCAGGTCCTGGACCAGCCAGGGATAGCGGGGACGTACCCACGGAAGTTTTACCCGCGGGCGCGCCCGCACCCGATCGCGGAGACGATCCAGCGGCTCCGCGAGGTGTACCTGGAGATGGGCTTTGCGGAGGCGCGGGTCCCGCTCTTCATCGAGGAGCAGGATGTGTACAAGCAGTTCGGGCCCGAGGCGAGCGCCGTCCTGGACCGGGTCTTCTACCTGGGCGGGCTGCCGCGTCCGAACGTGGGGATCGGCAAGAAGCGTCTGGAGGAGATCGGGGCGATCCTGGGCCGCGAGGTCACCGACGTTGAGGAAGAAAAACTCCGCGAGACGCTCCACGGCTACAAGAAGGGGACGGTCGACGGGGACGAACTGACCCACGAACTTGCGGCGGTCCTCTCCTGCGACGACGGTCTGGTGGTCAGGATCATGGACGAGGTCTTCCCCGAGTTCAAAGAACTCGCACCCGAGTCCTCCCGCACGACGCTGCGCTCGCACATGACCTCGGGATGGTTCCTCACCCTCGGGGCGATGTGGGAGAAGGCGGCCCTGCCGGTCAGGATGTTCTCGATTGACCGGTGTTTCCGCCGCGAGCAGGAGGAGGGGCCGACCAGGTTGATGACCTACCACTCGGCCTCCTGCATCGTGGCCGGGGAGGACGTGACGATCGAGGACGGCAAGGCGGTCTCCGAGGCGCTCCTCTCGGCCTTCGGGTTCACCGACTTCGAGTTCCGGCCCGATGAGAAGCGCTCCAAATATTATATCCCCGACACCCAGACCGAGGTCTACGCGAAGCACCCGGAGCTCGGGTGGGTCGAGGTGGCCACTTTCGGGATGTACTCACCGGCGGCCCTGGCGCAGTACGGCGTCGGCGTGCCGGTGATGAACCTGGGCCTGGGCGTCGAGCGTCTGGCGATGATCGAGTATCAGGCCGACGATATCAGGGCGCTCACGTACCCGCAGTTCTTCCCGCAGCACCTCACCGACCTGGACCTCGCCCGGGCGGTCAGGCCGCGGGAGGAACCGCAGACCGCCACGGGACGCGAGATCGCCGAGGCCGTCGTCGCGACGGCGACCGAACACGCCGCCGAACCCTCGCCCTGCGCCTTCACCGCGTGGGAGGGCGACCTCTTCGGCCGGAAGGTCCGCGTCTCGGTCGTCGAGGACGAAGAAGACTCCAAGCTCTGCGGCCCGGCGACCTTCAACGAGATCTATGTCCAGGACGGCAAGGTGCTCGGCGTCCCCGACACCCCGCAGTTCGGGAAGGTCAGGAAGAAGGGCACCCCGGCGCATCTCTCGTACGTCCAGACGGTGGCGGCCCTCGCGGCGGCGAGGATCGAGGAGGCCGTCCGCTGCGGCGAGGAGACGAGCGTGCAGGTGAAGATGGCGAAGGTGCCCTCTGACGTGAACCTCAGGATCGCGGGGCACGCGATGCGGTACCTGACTGATAATAACAAGAAGATCGATCTCCGCGGGCCGGTGTTTGTGACGGTAAGGGCGGAGATTGTGGAATAA
- a CDS encoding HepT-like ribonuclease domain-containing protein — MSEPDPVLSCHDILEAIDRIERYTGPITFENFLQDTKTQDAVIRNLEIIGEAVKNLPADFTKAHPGVEWRAVAGMRDKLIHHYFGVDMRIVWETARTDLPLFRGRVESILRILS; from the coding sequence ATGTCTGAGCCCGACCCGGTTCTCTCCTGTCATGACATCCTCGAAGCCATCGATCGTATCGAACGCTATACGGGGCCCATAACTTTTGAAAACTTTTTGCAGGATACGAAAACACAGGACGCCGTGATCAGAAACCTCGAAATCATCGGAGAAGCGGTGAAAAATCTCCCTGCCGATTTCACGAAGGCGCACCCCGGGGTGGAATGGCGTGCCGTCGCCGGGATGCGGGACAAACTCATCCACCATTACTTCGGTGTCGACATGAGGATCGTCTGGGAGACGGCACGCACCGACCTCCCGCTTTTTCGGGGCCGGGTCGAGTCGATCCTTAGAATACTGTCGTGA
- a CDS encoding nucleotidyltransferase family protein: MKSREEVLATLASLKDELSIRFHVRRIGVFGSVSRGEQTPESDIDILVEFSRPVGFFTFMELEAFLSEHLAAPVDLVTPDAVKPVMKERIAAETAYV; encoded by the coding sequence ATGAAGTCCCGGGAGGAGGTGCTTGCCACCCTCGCAAGCCTCAAAGACGAACTCTCGATCCGTTTCCATGTCAGGCGGATCGGAGTCTTCGGGTCGGTCTCCCGCGGCGAACAGACGCCGGAGAGCGACATCGACATCCTAGTCGAGTTCTCCCGGCCGGTCGGTTTTTTTACCTTCATGGAACTGGAAGCATTTCTCTCCGAACACCTTGCAGCCCCGGTCGACCTGGTGACACCCGACGCCGTCAAACCGGTCATGAAGGAGAGGATCGCGGCGGAAACGGCCTATGTCTGA
- a CDS encoding NUDIX hydrolase has protein sequence MTEIYAGKRLKVELNKFTLPDGREKERVVVRPGNAAAMLPIEDDHCYLIRQYRFAIGEYIYEAPAGTLDPGEAPVETAHRELIEECRLAAAEMIPHGFVYTTPGFSDEKIYLFEARGLTPSHEFDPDDDEMIEVVRVPLSEVRAMCRDGRIADAKTIAIVCRCLR, from the coding sequence ATGACTGAGATCTATGCAGGGAAACGCCTGAAGGTGGAGTTGAATAAGTTCACCCTGCCAGACGGAAGGGAGAAGGAGCGGGTCGTCGTGAGACCGGGGAACGCGGCGGCGATGCTCCCGATCGAGGACGACCATTGCTACCTGATCCGGCAATACCGGTTTGCGATCGGGGAGTACATCTACGAGGCCCCGGCCGGCACCCTCGACCCCGGCGAAGCACCGGTCGAGACGGCGCACCGGGAGTTGATCGAGGAGTGCAGACTGGCGGCGGCGGAGATGATCCCGCACGGGTTCGTCTACACCACCCCCGGTTTCTCGGACGAGAAGATCTACCTCTTCGAGGCACGGGGGCTGACGCCGTCGCACGAGTTCGACCCCGACGACGACGAGATGATCGAGGTCGTGCGGGTGCCGCTCTCCGAGGTGAGAGCGATGTGCCGGGACGGCCGGATCGCCGACGCCAAGACGATTGCGATCGTCTGCCGGTGCCTCAGGTGA
- a CDS encoding type II toxin-antitoxin system HicB family antitoxin, protein MRRISCRILLRKGREGGYTVMVPTLPGCVAFGGTIEEAIEVYLEDLTERGEEIPTEKDTLEAYA, encoded by the coding sequence ATGCGCCGCATCAGTTGCCGCATTCTTCTGCGGAAAGGACGGGAAGGAGGTTACACCGTCATGGTACCGACGCTCCCGGGTTGCGTCGCCTTCGGCGGCACGATCGAGGAGGCGATCGAGGTGTACCTCGAAGACCTGACCGAAAGAGGAGAAGAGATCCCGACCGAGAAGGACACCCTCGAAGCGTACGCCTGA
- the twy1 gene encoding 4-demethylwyosine synthase TYW1, with product MRSPRCKDDSPRAALQKQGYQFFSPASTAAVKPCMWNKRSLKGGEMCYKHQFYGITSHRCVQMTPTLRCNQRCLFCWRSFEYEVEEAEECPPEEIFANLRRLQKRALSGYKVSPYVTEERFKEALEPDMVAISLSGEPTCYSRLPELIDMLNDDGYTTFLVSNGTHPEMIERCRPYQTYVSVDAPDRETYLELCNPIEDFWEKIQESLGLLASRRSAVRTTIVKGMNDFDPAGYAAMYDAARPKYIEIKGYMYLGYSRNRLSRENMPEHAEVHRFAEAVAGHSEYEITDESPISRVVLMERVE from the coding sequence ATGCGATCACCACGATGTAAAGACGATAGTCCGAGGGCGGCCCTGCAGAAGCAGGGCTACCAGTTTTTTTCCCCCGCGTCCACGGCGGCGGTGAAGCCGTGCATGTGGAACAAGCGCTCCCTGAAGGGGGGCGAGATGTGCTACAAGCACCAGTTCTACGGGATCACCAGCCACCGGTGCGTGCAGATGACCCCGACGCTGCGGTGCAACCAGCGCTGTCTTTTCTGCTGGCGGTCCTTCGAGTACGAGGTGGAGGAGGCGGAGGAGTGTCCGCCGGAGGAGATCTTCGCGAACCTGAGAAGGCTCCAGAAGCGGGCGCTCTCGGGGTACAAGGTCTCGCCGTACGTGACCGAGGAGCGGTTCAAGGAGGCGCTCGAACCCGACATGGTCGCGATCTCGCTCTCCGGCGAGCCGACCTGCTACTCGCGTCTGCCAGAACTGATCGACATGCTCAACGACGACGGGTACACGACGTTCCTGGTCTCGAACGGGACGCACCCGGAGATGATCGAACGGTGCCGCCCGTACCAGACCTATGTCTCGGTGGACGCACCGGACCGCGAGACCTATCTCGAACTCTGCAACCCTATCGAGGACTTCTGGGAGAAGATCCAGGAGAGTCTGGGGCTGCTTGCGTCCAGGCGGTCGGCGGTCCGCACGACGATCGTCAAGGGGATGAACGATTTCGACCCTGCCGGGTATGCGGCGATGTACGATGCGGCGAGGCCGAAGTATATCGAGATCAAGGGATATATGTATCTTGGATACAGTCGTAACCGTCTGTCACGGGAGAACATGCCCGAGCACGCCGAGGTCCACCGGTTTGCCGAGGCGGTCGCGGGGCACAGCGAATATGAGATCACGGACGAGTCCCCGATTTCGCGGGTCGTCTTGATGGAGAGAGTGGAATGA
- a CDS encoding type II toxin-antitoxin system PemK/MazF family toxin, producing the protein MKGKIVLIPFPFTDLTAAKLRPALVLHEGDQDVVLAFISSRIPARPNPAGVMVPVSDPGFAKSGLKVDSVIRLDKVATVLKDLVVGELGELDNDLRTEVNTKLPSVFRL; encoded by the coding sequence ATGAAAGGGAAGATTGTTCTGATACCTTTCCCCTTCACCGATCTCACCGCAGCAAAACTGCGCCCGGCACTTGTCCTTCATGAGGGCGACCAGGATGTCGTCCTCGCATTCATATCATCACGAATCCCTGCCAGACCGAATCCGGCAGGGGTCATGGTCCCCGTTTCAGATCCCGGCTTTGCGAAAAGCGGCCTCAAAGTCGATTCGGTGATCCGGCTGGATAAGGTCGCAACCGTTCTGAAAGATCTGGTGGTCGGAGAACTTGGAGAACTCGATAACGACCTCAGGACAGAGGTCAATACAAAACTGCCCTCTGTGTTCAGGTTATGA
- the queC gene encoding 7-cyano-7-deazaguanine synthase QueC produces the protein MRAVCLLSGGMDSTTLAYTAAEMGYEILALHLTYGQRTEEKERACAEKIAGLLGAEEFCKVDVGYFSQFGASALVDPSIPVKDFREEQDGVPKTYVPFRNGNLLAMAVSYAESRDADAVFIGVQSSDFSGYPDCRPEFIEAFQRAVDLGTAREKPITLMTPFVRMNKTEILRKGLALDVPYEHTWSCYQNSDAACGVCESCHFRLEAFRALGIEDPIPYVERA, from the coding sequence ATGCGAGCGGTATGTCTTCTTTCAGGCGGGATGGACTCGACCACCCTCGCCTATACGGCAGCAGAGATGGGCTACGAGATCCTGGCCCTCCACCTCACCTATGGCCAGCGGACCGAGGAGAAGGAACGGGCGTGTGCAGAGAAGATCGCCGGGCTCCTCGGTGCCGAAGAGTTCTGTAAGGTGGACGTGGGGTACTTCAGTCAGTTCGGGGCGAGCGCCCTGGTCGACCCCTCGATCCCGGTCAAGGACTTCAGGGAGGAGCAGGACGGCGTCCCGAAGACCTATGTGCCGTTCAGGAACGGGAACCTCCTCGCGATGGCGGTCAGTTATGCCGAGTCTCGGGACGCCGACGCCGTCTTTATCGGGGTGCAGTCGTCCGATTTCTCAGGCTATCCTGACTGCAGGCCTGAGTTCATCGAGGCCTTCCAGCGTGCGGTGGATCTTGGAACCGCACGGGAAAAGCCGATCACACTGATGACCCCCTTTGTCAGGATGAACAAGACCGAGATTCTCAGGAAAGGTCTGGCTCTCGACGTGCCCTACGAGCACACCTGGTCCTGTTACCAGAACTCGGACGCCGCGTGCGGGGTCTGCGAGTCCTGCCACTTCAGGCTCGAAGCGTTCAGGGCCCTGGGGATCGAAGACCCGATTCCATACGTGGAGAGAGCATGA
- a CDS encoding 7-carboxy-7-deazaguanine synthase QueE gives MRVCEIFGSLQGEGIHQGRPTTFLRLAGCNLRCRWCDTPGAQDPRQGEEVSVDVVLDQIWRMRRRHVCITGGEPLLQAGEVAEMCRRLHRMDYTVEIETNGTVDFRPVQPFASVCMDVKCPSSGEKSDIALLQHIRASDSVKFVVGDARDLTYAEEVITRCPVRGEVFISPVYGSDERGIAAWVLNSGLPVRFQIQLHKHLEMR, from the coding sequence ATGCGGGTCTGTGAGATCTTCGGGTCCCTCCAGGGAGAGGGGATACACCAGGGCCGACCCACCACTTTTCTCCGCCTTGCCGGGTGCAACCTGCGGTGCCGGTGGTGCGATACGCCGGGAGCGCAGGATCCGCGCCAGGGCGAAGAGGTGAGTGTCGATGTCGTCCTCGACCAGATCTGGCGGATGCGTCGTCGGCACGTCTGCATCACCGGCGGCGAACCGCTCCTCCAGGCAGGGGAGGTGGCCGAGATGTGCCGCCGCCTCCACCGGATGGACTACACCGTCGAGATCGAGACGAACGGGACCGTCGACTTCCGTCCGGTCCAGCCGTTTGCGTCCGTCTGCATGGATGTCAAGTGTCCGTCGTCGGGGGAGAAGAGCGACATCGCCCTTCTCCAGCATATCAGGGCCTCCGACTCGGTGAAGTTCGTCGTCGGCGATGCCCGCGACCTCACGTATGCCGAAGAGGTCATCACTCGCTGCCCGGTCAGGGGCGAGGTTTTCATCTCGCCGGTCTATGGATCGGACGAGCGTGGGATCGCCGCCTGGGTGCTCAACTCAGGCCTGCCGGTGCGGTTCCAGATCCAGCTCCATAAACACCTGGAGATGAGATGA
- the prf1 gene encoding peptide chain release factor aRF-1 produces the protein MTENVEMDSARQRYEFKKMLERLEAKQGSGTELISLYIPPDKQIYDVTAQLRDEFGQCSNIKSKQTRTNVQSAISSILSRLKYFKKPPENGIAIFCGTVSTVGDRTDLACEIVHPPEPLNLYMYRCSSSFELEPLKEMLEEKYVYGLLVIDRREAYWGFLRGNRIEPIGGSTSTVPGKQRKGGQSSARFQRLRLIAINEFYKKVGDHSSEIFMAEKDFFERFKGLLIGGPSPTKEEFNEGGYLHHEVQKRVLGLFDVAYTNESGLSELVDSAQDALKGLTVVEEKQVMEHFLKELVKDDGVAAYGEESVRRNLETGSVDTLILSERLRETRLKITCGNCGYSKDETIRNEPGKTVKDLDLGICPKCSSPLRIEEETDIIDELTALADQSGTNVEIISDEFEEGSMLFSAFGGIAAILRYRTGY, from the coding sequence ATGACCGAGAATGTGGAGATGGACAGTGCGAGGCAGCGCTACGAGTTCAAAAAGATGCTCGAACGACTGGAAGCGAAGCAAGGAAGCGGGACCGAACTTATTTCGCTCTATATCCCGCCTGACAAACAGATCTATGACGTGACGGCCCAGTTGCGAGACGAGTTCGGACAGTGCTCGAACATCAAGAGCAAGCAGACCAGAACCAATGTGCAGAGCGCCATCTCTTCCATCCTCTCCAGGCTCAAGTACTTCAAAAAACCCCCCGAAAACGGCATAGCGATCTTCTGCGGGACCGTCAGCACGGTCGGCGACCGCACCGATCTTGCGTGCGAGATCGTCCATCCTCCGGAGCCGTTGAACCTCTATATGTACCGGTGTTCTTCCTCCTTCGAACTCGAGCCCCTCAAGGAAATGCTTGAGGAGAAATATGTTTACGGTCTCCTGGTCATCGACCGAAGAGAGGCTTACTGGGGGTTCCTGAGAGGCAACCGGATCGAACCGATCGGCGGATCGACCTCGACGGTCCCTGGCAAGCAGCGAAAGGGAGGTCAGTCTTCGGCTCGTTTCCAGCGGCTGCGACTCATCGCCATCAACGAGTTCTACAAGAAGGTCGGCGACCACTCAAGCGAGATCTTCATGGCCGAGAAGGACTTCTTCGAACGGTTCAAGGGTCTGCTCATCGGCGGCCCGTCCCCGACGAAGGAGGAGTTCAACGAGGGCGGGTACCTCCACCATGAGGTCCAGAAGCGGGTGCTCGGGCTCTTCGATGTGGCCTACACCAATGAGAGCGGTCTCTCCGAACTGGTCGACAGCGCCCAGGACGCCCTCAAGGGTCTGACCGTCGTGGAAGAGAAGCAGGTGATGGAACATTTCCTGAAAGAACTGGTCAAAGACGACGGGGTCGCCGCCTACGGTGAGGAGAGCGTGAGGCGCAACCTGGAGACGGGGTCGGTCGATACCCTCATTCTTTCAGAACGGCTGCGGGAGACCCGCCTGAAGATCACCTGCGGCAATTGCGGCTACTCGAAGGACGAGACGATCCGGAACGAGCCCGGCAAGACGGTCAAGGATCTCGATCTCGGGATCTGTCCGAAGTGCAGTTCACCGCTCCGTATCGAGGAGGAGACCGACATCATCGACGAACTGACGGCCCTGGCCGACCAGAGCGGGACGAACGTCGAGATCATATCAGATGAATTTGAAGAGGGGTCGATGCTCTTCTCCGCCTTCGGCGGGATCGCAGCGATCCTCAGGTACAGGACGGGATACTGA
- a CDS encoding RNB domain-containing ribonuclease → MNDNAPIDLKAIARGAMQSYGFYSGFSRAVEREVDIIEAPAAPEDVADLRSLLWSSIDNIDSMDLDQIEHCERTRRGGILVRVAIADVDAAVPRASATDRHAAHNGTAVYTGVETFSMLPERLSHGITSLLPGGPGRLAIVVEYTVRRDGSTRPGRIYRAVVSNRAKLVYEEVGDWLEGVGGPPATVSDLPGLKEQLLLQDEAARRLRRHRIEHGALDLETIEARAVMEEGTVTSLVVPRQNAARRLIEEFMIGANRAMTAFLDGAGVPMIQRVVLRPKNWEGIVKTAAEYGWRLPARPSAKALSKFLARQKKADPERFPDLSLTIVKLIGHGIYLPLGPGEPPYGHFGLAVTDYTHGTAPNRRYVDVIIQRLIKAALRGERCPYTRDELEDLAAWLTNREIASEKVERFMRKAAAAVLLQDRTGEVFDAIVTGASEKGTYVRLLDLPVEGRVMEGELGLFVGKKVRVRLIRTDPYSGYIDFERVWGRERSHLTRTPARTPYRSRSRGR, encoded by the coding sequence ATGAACGACAACGCACCCATCGACCTGAAGGCGATCGCACGGGGCGCCATGCAATCCTACGGCTTCTATTCCGGATTCTCCCGCGCTGTCGAGCGGGAGGTCGACATCATCGAGGCGCCGGCCGCCCCCGAGGACGTCGCCGACCTCCGGTCTCTCCTCTGGTCGTCCATCGACAACATCGACTCCATGGACCTCGACCAGATCGAGCACTGCGAACGCACCCGCCGCGGCGGGATCCTGGTCAGGGTGGCGATCGCCGACGTGGACGCCGCCGTCCCGAGGGCCTCGGCGACCGACCGGCACGCCGCCCACAACGGCACCGCGGTCTACACCGGCGTCGAGACCTTCTCCATGCTCCCGGAACGCCTCTCGCACGGGATCACCTCGCTGCTCCCGGGTGGACCGGGCCGCCTCGCGATCGTCGTGGAGTATACCGTCCGCAGGGACGGGAGTACCCGGCCGGGACGGATCTACCGGGCGGTCGTCTCAAACCGGGCAAAACTCGTCTACGAAGAGGTCGGGGACTGGCTGGAAGGCGTCGGCGGTCCACCTGCGACCGTCTCCGATCTTCCCGGCCTGAAAGAGCAACTCCTCCTCCAGGACGAGGCGGCCCGCCGCCTGCGAAGGCACCGGATCGAGCACGGGGCGCTCGACCTCGAGACCATCGAGGCCAGGGCCGTGATGGAGGAGGGGACGGTGACGAGCCTCGTCGTCCCGCGGCAGAACGCCGCCCGGCGCCTCATCGAGGAGTTCATGATCGGGGCCAACCGGGCGATGACAGCATTCCTGGACGGGGCCGGCGTCCCGATGATCCAGCGGGTCGTGCTGCGGCCGAAGAACTGGGAGGGGATCGTGAAGACCGCCGCAGAATATGGCTGGCGCCTCCCGGCGAGACCCAGCGCGAAGGCCCTCTCGAAATTTCTCGCCAGACAGAAGAAGGCCGATCCCGAACGGTTCCCCGACCTCTCCCTGACGATCGTGAAACTCATCGGGCACGGGATCTACCTGCCCCTCGGACCCGGCGAACCCCCGTACGGCCACTTCGGCCTCGCGGTCACCGACTACACCCACGGCACCGCCCCGAACCGGCGCTACGTCGACGTGATCATCCAGCGCCTGATCAAGGCGGCCCTCCGCGGGGAGCGGTGCCCGTACACCCGCGACGAACTCGAAGACCTCGCCGCATGGCTGACCAACCGCGAGATCGCCTCCGAGAAGGTGGAGCGGTTCATGCGCAAGGCGGCGGCCGCGGTGCTCTTGCAGGACCGGACCGGCGAGGTCTTCGACGCCATCGTCACCGGCGCCTCGGAGAAAGGGACGTACGTCAGGCTCCTCGACCTCCCGGTCGAAGGACGGGTCATGGAGGGCGAACTCGGGCTCTTCGTCGGGAAAAAAGTCCGCGTCCGCCTGATACGCACCGACCCGTACAGCGGCTACATCGATTTCGAACGGGTCTGGGGGCGAGAACGCTCCCATCTCACCCGCACGCCTGCACGCACGCCATACAGATCGCGATCTCGAGGACGGTGA